A stretch of the Malus sylvestris chromosome 10, drMalSylv7.2, whole genome shotgun sequence genome encodes the following:
- the LOC126584338 gene encoding uncharacterized protein LOC126584338, whose product MKKKYQGSKKVKRAQLQAIRRDFKTLQMKNGESVNEYIGKAMSMANKMRIHGHKIEDNEVMEKILRSMDPKFNYVVYSIEESNDIEDMSIDQLQNSLLVHEQKLNRGGSQEKALKASTFTESSSSRG is encoded by the coding sequence ATGAAGAAGAAGTACCAAGGATCCAAAAAGGTGAAGCGAGCACAACTTCAAGCTATAAGAAGAGACTTTAAGACTCTTCAAATGAAGAATGGAGAATCTGTGAATGAGTATATTGGAAAGGCTATGTCAATGGCTAACAAGATGAGAATCCATGGTCATAAAATTGAAGATAATGAAGTCATGGAGAAAATCTTAAGATCAATGGATCCTAAGTTCAACTACGTGGTCTACTCCATTGAGGAGTCAAATGACATAGAGGATATGTCAATTGATCAGCTACAAAACTCCTTGCTAGTTCATGAGCAGAAGCTCAACCGCGGAGGCTCCCAAGAGAAAGCTTTGAAGGCTTCGACCTTCActgaatcttcaagttcaagagGATGA